The Oryza glaberrima chromosome 9, OglaRS2, whole genome shotgun sequence genome includes a window with the following:
- the LOC127783879 gene encoding sufE-like protein 1, chloroplastic/mitochondrial, whose translation MASAAATSSSASLRLLTKPPKPLLSKPHLLTLCAPVSFQRLVARSSASPTPSPSAAAAASGSGVDPAQLPPALRDIVALFQSVPDPRTRYKQLLAYAARLPPMDPALKTDANRVRGCVSQVWVHAAPEEGGAPGRVSFQADSDAQLTKGLAALLVLGLSGAPARDVAMVPVEFIELLGIRQSLSPSRNSGLLNMLSLMKRKALEVATGEVTTEEIGSQEVVQEVAERPAAKEKEPEFAAFGAREEEGSEVHSPEEEQLEEMPADVMEGNGGLGGGRQERIKESLERGLSPVELEIEDISHLHKGHAGVSGSNGETHFNVRVVSEAFQGKSLLKRHRAVYDLLQDELKNGLHALSIDAKTPSEV comes from the coding sequence atggcgtccgccgccgccacctcgtcgtcggcgtccctTCGCCTCCTCACCAAGCCCCCCAAGCCCCTCCTCTCCAAGCCCCACCTCCTCACCCTCTGCGCCCCGGTCTCCTTCCAGCGCCTCGTCGCCAGGTCCAGCGCGTCGCCGACCCcgtccccctccgccgccgccgccgcctcgggctCCGGGGTCGATCCGGCGCAGCTTCCCCCGGCGCTGCGCGACATCGTGGCGCTCTTCCAGTCCGTGCCGGACCCGCGCACACGGTACAAGCAGCTCCTCGCCTACGCCGCGCGGCTGCCGCCCATGGACCCGGCACTCAAGACCGACGCCAACCGCGTCCGGGGATGCGTCTCCCAGGTCTGGGTCCACGCCGcgccggaggagggcggcgcgccGGGCAGGGTCAGCTTCCAGGCCGACTCCGACGCGCAGCTCACCAAGGgcctcgccgcgctgctcgtGCTCGGCCTCTCCGGCGCGCCGGCGCGGGATGTTGCCATGGTGCCCGTCGAGTTCATCGAGCTGCTTGGGATCAGGCAGAGCCTCTCGCCGTCCAGGAACAGCGGCCTGCTCAACATGCTCAGCCTCATGAAGCGCAAGGCCCTGGAGGTTGCCACCGGTGAGGTAACCACTGAGGAAATTGGCAGCCAAGAAGTGGTCCAAGAGGTCGCTGAACGGCCTGCTGCGAAGGAGAAGGAACCCGAGTTTGCGGCTTTCGGTGCGCGAGAAGAAGAGGGTTCAGAGGTGCATAGCCCAGAGGAGGAACAATTGGAGGAAATGCCAGCTGATGTGATGGAAGGGAATGGTGGTTTGGGGGGTGGAAGGCAGGAGAGGATAAAGGAGAGCCTTGAGCGCGGGCTTTCGCCGGTGGAGCTCGAGATCGAGGACATATCGCACCTCCATAAGGGTCATGCTGGGGTGTCAGGAAGCAATGGCGAGACGCATTTTAATGTTCGGGTGGTCTCAGAGGCGTTTCAGGGGAAGAGCCTGCTCAAGAGGCACAGGGCTGTGTATGATCTTCTGCAAGACGAGCTCAAGAATGGGTTGCATGCGCTCTCCATCGATGCAAAGACACCATCAGAAGTCTAG